The Acropora palmata chromosome 10, jaAcrPala1.3, whole genome shotgun sequence genome contains a region encoding:
- the LOC141895424 gene encoding minor histocompatibility antigen H13-like isoform X2, translating into MAESLVNETVANLSTSVNETAKNATSRVPATPEGMLVAYASLVLMALLPIFFGSFRSVKFLTEQKRNGETPESMTSKDAAMFPIIASVTLLGLYIFFKLFSKEYINLLLTVYFFGLGVLAVAHLLRPSVERILPASFPNMTYTLNLTEGKSDKKTEMLNFEFDRIDLLCLAVSSVFGVWYFWKKHWIANNIFGLAFSLNGVELLHLNTVTTGCILLGGLFVYDIFWVFGTDVMVTVAKSFEAPIKLIFPMDLLEKGLSASNFAMLGLGDIVIPGIFIALLLRFDHSKKDKTSRVYFYSGFIAYFVGLVVTVLVMHAFKAAQPALLYLVPACLGTPITLALLRGELTELFKYEDNPEKSGETEKTVEEDEGEDVIDDKKSM; encoded by the exons ATGGCCGAGTCGTTGGTGAACGAAACCGTAGCGAATCTCTCGACTTCTGTGAACGAAACGGCTAAAAATGCCACTAGTAGAGTACCGGCTACTCCAGAAGGAATGCTTGTGGCATATGCAAGTTTAGTTTTGATGGCGTTGTTGCCAATCTTTTTCGGATCTTTTCGCTCTGTAAAGTTCCTCACTGAACAGAAG cgGAATGGAGAAACACCAGAAAGTATGACATCAAAAGATGCTGCTATGTTTCCTATCATTGCCAGTGTCACGCTTTTAGGACTTTATATCTTTTTCAAG ttGTTTAGCAAAGAATACATCAACCTGCTACTTACTGTGTACTTCTTTGGTCTTGGAGTTTTAGCAGTGGCACATTTGCTCAG acCAAGCGTTGAGCGGATATTACCAGCATCATTTCCAAACATGACTTATACTCTCAATCTTACAGAGGGTAAAAGCGACAAAAAAACAG AAATGCTGAACTTTGAGTTTGACCGGATAGATCTATTGTGTCTTGCGGTTTCATCTGTTTTTGGTGTATGGTACTTTTGGAAAAAG CACTGGATTGCCAACAACATTTTTGGCTTGGCATTCTCTCTTAATGGAGTCGAGCTGCTCCATTTGAACACTGTGACTACAGGCTGCATTCTCTTGGGGGGATTGTTTGTCTATGATATATTTTGG GTGTTTGGAACAGATGTAATGGTTACAGTGGCCAAGTCCTTTGAAGCACCAATCAAAT TGATTTTTCCAATGGATCTCTTGGAGAAGGGGCTCTCAGCGTCAAACTTTGCCATGCTTGGACTTGGGGACATTGTCATACCAG GTATTTTTATTGCACTTCTCTTGAGGTTTGATCATAG CAAGAAAGACAAGACCAGCCGTGTGTATTTCTACTCTGGTTTCATCGCTTATTTTGTGGGACTGGTGGTAACTGTTCTGGTCATGCACGCATTCAAAGCAGCTCAACCAGCCCTGCTTTATTTGGTGCCAGCCTGCCTAGGGACCCCCATTACACTGGCTCTTCTACGAGGAGAACTCACCGAACTGTTTAA GTACGAAGATAATCCAGAGAAGTCCGGGGAAACTGAGAAAACCGTTGAAGAGGATGAGGGCGAAGATGTCATTGACGATAAGAAAAGCATGTAG
- the LOC141895424 gene encoding minor histocompatibility antigen H13-like isoform X1 has protein sequence MAESLVNETVANLSTSVNETAKNATSRVPATPEGMLVAYASLVLMALLPIFFGSFRSVKFLTEQKRNGETPESMTSKDAAMFPIIASVTLLGLYIFFKLFSKEYINLLLTVYFFGLGVLAVAHLLRPSVERILPASFPNMTYTLNLTEGKSDKKTEMLNFEFDRIDLLCLAVSSVFGVWYFWKKHWIANNIFGLAFSLNGVELLHLNTVTTGCILLGGLFVYDIFWVFGTDVMVTVAKSFEAPIKLIFPMDLLEKGLSASNFAMLGLGDIVIPGIFIALLLRFDHSSKKDKTSRVYFYSGFIAYFVGLVVTVLVMHAFKAAQPALLYLVPACLGTPITLALLRGELTELFKYEDNPEKSGETEKTVEEDEGEDVIDDKKSM, from the exons ATGGCCGAGTCGTTGGTGAACGAAACCGTAGCGAATCTCTCGACTTCTGTGAACGAAACGGCTAAAAATGCCACTAGTAGAGTACCGGCTACTCCAGAAGGAATGCTTGTGGCATATGCAAGTTTAGTTTTGATGGCGTTGTTGCCAATCTTTTTCGGATCTTTTCGCTCTGTAAAGTTCCTCACTGAACAGAAG cgGAATGGAGAAACACCAGAAAGTATGACATCAAAAGATGCTGCTATGTTTCCTATCATTGCCAGTGTCACGCTTTTAGGACTTTATATCTTTTTCAAG ttGTTTAGCAAAGAATACATCAACCTGCTACTTACTGTGTACTTCTTTGGTCTTGGAGTTTTAGCAGTGGCACATTTGCTCAG acCAAGCGTTGAGCGGATATTACCAGCATCATTTCCAAACATGACTTATACTCTCAATCTTACAGAGGGTAAAAGCGACAAAAAAACAG AAATGCTGAACTTTGAGTTTGACCGGATAGATCTATTGTGTCTTGCGGTTTCATCTGTTTTTGGTGTATGGTACTTTTGGAAAAAG CACTGGATTGCCAACAACATTTTTGGCTTGGCATTCTCTCTTAATGGAGTCGAGCTGCTCCATTTGAACACTGTGACTACAGGCTGCATTCTCTTGGGGGGATTGTTTGTCTATGATATATTTTGG GTGTTTGGAACAGATGTAATGGTTACAGTGGCCAAGTCCTTTGAAGCACCAATCAAAT TGATTTTTCCAATGGATCTCTTGGAGAAGGGGCTCTCAGCGTCAAACTTTGCCATGCTTGGACTTGGGGACATTGTCATACCAG GTATTTTTATTGCACTTCTCTTGAGGTTTGATCATAG CAGCAAGAAAGACAAGACCAGCCGTGTGTATTTCTACTCTGGTTTCATCGCTTATTTTGTGGGACTGGTGGTAACTGTTCTGGTCATGCACGCATTCAAAGCAGCTCAACCAGCCCTGCTTTATTTGGTGCCAGCCTGCCTAGGGACCCCCATTACACTGGCTCTTCTACGAGGAGAACTCACCGAACTGTTTAA GTACGAAGATAATCCAGAGAAGTCCGGGGAAACTGAGAAAACCGTTGAAGAGGATGAGGGCGAAGATGTCATTGACGATAAGAAAAGCATGTAG
- the LOC141895420 gene encoding uncharacterized protein LOC141895420, with protein sequence MNTDSIASGCQQQGGFNFNQPNATVTQQTPNSGSALDQQNTSIRYSTQHPGNNQFVVPARGANLLPPENPGINKPHNRPMGLLQNPEQYLEPPHNLVFNPRFGGTSQGRNSSTVYKKPFKFRPIAPHFNFVANTPPNTVNLNQYNFEFGLSSARQTPNSNVFTFAGPPTFKMESGNSVNNKLNKNQGGLRITTDKNQPTSQNIAKRGERERIANGALEQAGEAHRRLKNEGEKVMNRIRVKHLASCYTKVRSLSVLCRSFQTPVFGDTPRGNELEKTVLRNLAYFVKDEIQSIKFYDLEFQENRKLTFGELDIDPVLRSGFCFIETVVKKLELKRNNLRKEKERLEMLEREFKELSEELSEELTEREAEAKVLKFEVENEKARVGKLTERLKTERENNGKLRLQYCRELEQIQEVQIHGLHENLRSLQEKITKENNALKEECESLRNLKEQNANLNSYIFDGSRKKVDLESTGEQAIKDKHLHYVPPVNVTNAQDIKKGFSSRK encoded by the exons ATGAACACCGATTCAATAGCGTCTGGTTGTCAGCAACAGGGTGGTTTCAATTTCAACCAACCAAATGCTACCGTTACTCAACAGACACCAAACTCTGGTAGCGCTCTTGAccaacaaaacacatcaatCCGATACAGCACTCAGCATCCAGGAAATAACCAATTTGTTGTTCCTGCTCGTGGCGCCAATCTGCTTCCACCTGAGAATCCGGGCATTAACAAACCCCATAATCGACCAATGGGACTCCTTCAAAATCCAGAGCAGTATCTGGAACCTCCACATAACCTCGTATTCAATCCACGGTTTGGAGGAACCTCCCAAGGCAGGAATTCGTCGACTGTTTATAAGAAGCCATTTAAATTTCGACCAATAGCACCCCACTTCAATTTTGTGGCGAATACTCCACCAAATACAGTTAATTTAAACCAGTATAATTTTGAATTCGGGTTGAGCTCTGCTAGGCAGACTCCAAATTCTAATGTTTTTACGTTTGCTGGTCCTCCTACATTCAAAATGGAATCTGGCAATTCAGTGAATAAC aaattgaacaagaacCAGGGCGGCCTAAGAATCACGACAGATAAAAATCAACCTACATCGCAAAACATTGCCAAAAGAGGGGAGAGAGAGCGAATTGCAAACGGAGCTCTCGAACAAGCGGGAGAGGCACATCGACGACTGAAAAATGAGGGAGAAAAGGTCATGAATAGGATACGAGTCAAGCATCTTGCTTCATGTTATACTAAAGTGAGGAGCCTATCTGTCCTTTGTCGAAGTTTCCAGACACCAGTGTTTGGCGATACCCCCAGAGGAAACGAACTAGAGAAGACAGTTTTAAGAAATCTAGCCTATTTCGTTAAAGACGAAATTCAGAGCATAAAGTTCTATGACCTGGAATTCCAAGAGAACAGAAAGCTTACATTTGGAGAACTTGACATTGACCCAGTCTTGCGGTCAGGTTTTTGTTTCATCGAGACAGTAGTGAAAAAGTTGGAATTAAAGAGAAATAATCTACGAAAGGAAAAGGAGAGATTAGAAATGTTGGAGAGAGAATTCAAGGAATTGTCTGAGGAATTGTCTGAGGAACTTACGGAACGAGAGGCAGAAGCCAAGGTTTTGAAATTCGAAGTGGAGAACGAAAAAGCGCGTGTTGGGAAATTGACAGAACGACTGAaaacagaaagagaaaataacGGGAAGCTTCGTCTGCAATATTGCAGAGAGTTGGAGCAAATACAAGAAGTCCAGATACACGGTTTGCACGAAAATTTGCGCTCGTTACAGGAGAAAATCACCAAGGAGAACAACGCGTTAAAAGAGGAATGTGAGTCCTTGAGGAACTTAAAGGAGCAAAATGCCAATTTGAATTCGTATATTTTTGACGGGTCAAGAAAAAAGGTCGACTTGGAGAGCACAGGTGAGCAGGCTATCAAAGACAAGCACTTGCATTACGTTCCACCTGTTAATGTGACAAATGCACAAGACATCAAGAAAGGTTTTTCCTCGCGAAAGTAA
- the LOC141895416 gene encoding uncharacterized protein LOC141895416 — MYKMVVARPICVITAFVLCHMTMGELAEQCCKSQESIFGMMLKEFVFKKTSVSSPIECLQACNADFRCHSFNYVFAQDICELNNRTKEARPANFVKDFYRYYFKRSTKAVLLGSIPELPAISCKEIKASDAERGVSGNYWFDSVIPGQTIRLYCNMDIVDADECKNSSIPVCQANAACHNTIGSFVCSCVLGFYENGKTCQDIDECASSPCDKNATCQNTFGSYVCTCNPGYAGDGKRCGVPIKSCSAYRDRPETADGSYMLGIGQSLFPVYCDMTDGGKGWTLVARFSNNDEKKWMLYGGLWWYDTITPHGNATDPSENKDMISEAFWLVKGTEFKITRSDDPQHTPLLQTTGNCLGRQTFRSKMTNYGNFRGSVWSSSSCRGRCAVQYGGQYKSTKGFGQATCSSNLQSANNIGFWCDWTIGDGSVMMIGGGGSSCSRADHGIGITEQDAASFASTSLKYDFGNDAYYSYLSTRSYSLNLWIDADECVASSSLCHTNATCRNADNSHTCSCKPGFLGDGLNCTDINECASSPCDKNAACQNTLGSYVCICNPGYAGDGKRCGDDNRTCAAYRDRSETNDGTFTLGLGESLFSAYCDMTSNGQGWTLVARFSNADAKNWMQGNGLWWYDITTPRGKTLDPSHNMDMISEAFWRVNGTEFKITRSDDPQHTPLLQTNGNCLGGQTFRSKMTSYGNFRRSVWSTNSCRGRCSVQYSGQYQSTQGFGKATCSSNLQSANNISFWCDWSTGDGSVMMIGGGGDSCLRADHGIGITEQGSAQFGPESYSHEFDFGDNADKTPTSSYSLNLWIR; from the exons ATGTACAAAATGGTGGTGGCAAGGCCTATCTGCGTCATTACTGCCTTTGTGTTGTGTCACATGACTATGGGGGAACTTGCTGAGCAATGCTGTAAAAGCCAAGAATCTATCTTTGGGATGATGCTGaaagagtttgtttttaagaaaacaaGTGTTTCAAGCCCAATCGAATGTCTTCAGGCGTGTAACGCTGATTTCAGGTGCCATAGTTTTAACTACGTCTTTGCTCAAGACATCTGCGAACTAAACAACCGAACTAAAGAAGCAAGACCAGCTAACTTCGTAAAAGACTTTTACAGATATTACTTTAAAAGGAGCACTAAGGCAG TCCTTCTGGGGTCCATTCCAGAGTTGCCCGCCATTTCCTGTAAAGAGATCAAAGCAAGTGATGCAGAGCGAGGAGTGAGTGGAAACTACTGGTTTGATTCTGTCATACCTGGCCAAACCATTCGTCTCTATTGCAACATGGATATAGTAG ACGCCGATGAATGCAAGAATTCCTCCATTCCAGTTTGCCAAGCCAATGCTGCATGTCATAACACGATTGGctcttttgtttgttcgtGTGTGCTTGGATTCTATGAAAATGGAAAGACTTGTCAAG ATATCGATGAGTGTGCGTCTTCTCCTTGTGACAAGAATGCAACCTGTCAAAACACTTTCGGCTCATACGTTTGTACATGCAATCCTGGTTACGCTGGGGATGGAAAAAGATGTGGAG TTCCTATAAAATCTTGTTCAGCGTACAGAGATCGCCCAGAAACAGCTGACGGAAGTTATATGCTTGGTATTGGCCAATCTTTGTTCCCG GTATATTGTGATATGACAGATGGTGGTAAAGGTTGGACGCTCGTTGCACGATTCTCAaacaatgatgaaaaaaaatggatgtTGTATGGTGGTCTATGGTGGTACGACACCATAACGCCTCATGGAAATGCAACCGATCCgtcagaaaacaaagacatgaTATCCGAGGCATTCTGGCTCGTCAAGGGAACCGAATTCAAAATCACACGCAGTGACGATCCGCAACATACTCCACTGCTCCAGACCACGGGAAACTGCCTGGGTCGACAGACGTTCAGATCCAAAATGACAAACTATGGAAATTTCAGGGGATCTGTTTGGAGCAGTAGCAGTTGTAGGGGACGTTGTGCGGTGCAATATGGCGGCCAGTATAAGAGCACGAAAGGTTTTGGACAAGCAACGTGTAGCTCCAATCTTCAAAGTGCCAACAATATCGGCTTCTGGTGTGACTGGACTATTGGCGATGGTTCTGTGATGATGATTGGCGGAGGAGGATCTTCATGTTCACGTGCCGATCATGGGATTGGCATCACGGAACAAGACGCTGCCTCTTTTGCGTCGACTTCGCTTAAATACGATTTTGGCAACGACGCCTACTATTCTTACCTCTCAACTAGGAGCTACTCCTTGAATCTATGGATCG ATGCTGATGAATGTGTTGCGTCCTCGTCACTTTGTCACACCAATGCCACGTGTAGGAACGCAGATAACTCACATACTTGTTCCTGTAAGCCTGGATTTCTTGGCGATGGACTGAATTGTACTG ATATCAATGAGTGTGCGTCCTCTCCTTGTGACAAGAATGCAGCCTGTCAAAACACCCTCGGCTCATACGTTTGTATATGTAATCCTGGTTATGCTGGGGATGGAAAAAGATGTGGAG ATGACAACAGGACTTGTGCAGCCTACAGAGATCGTTCAGAAACAAATGACGGGACGTTCACCCTTGGTTTGGGAGAATCTTTATTCTCG GCATATTGTGATATGACAAGTAATGGCCAAGGCTGGACTCTCGTCGCACGTTTCTCGAACGCTGATGCCAAAAATTGGATGCAAGGCAACGGTTTATGGTGGTATGACATCACAACACCTCGTGGAAAAACTCTTGATCCGTCACACAACATGGATATGATATCGGAGGCATTCTGGCGCGTCAACGGAACCGAGTTCAAAATTACACGCAGCGACGATCCACAACATACTCCACTGCTGCAGACCAACGGAAACTGCCTAGGTGGACAGACGTTCAGATCCAAAATGACAAGCTATGGAAATTTCAGGAGATCTGTTTGGAGCACTAACAGTTGTAGGGGACGTTGTTCGGTGCAATATAGCGGCCAGTATCAGAGCACTCAAGGTTTTGGAAAAGCAACGTGTAGCTCTAATCTTCAAAGTGCCAACAATATCAGCTTCTGGTGTGACTGGAGTACTGGCGATGGTTCTGTGATGATGATTGGCGGAGGAGGAGATTCGTGTTTACGTGCCGATCACGGGATTGGCATCACGGAACAAGGCTCTGCACAATTCGGACCTGAGTCGTATTCTCATGAATTTGATTTCGGCGATAATGCCGACAAAACTCCAACTTCCAGCTATTCATTGAACTTGTGGATTCGTTAG